One window from the genome of Faecalibacterium sp. HTF-F encodes:
- the rbr gene encoding rubrerythrin: protein MELKGTKTEKNLMEAFAGESQARNKYTFFASMAKKEGYEQLAAIFEETAGNEKEHAKIWFKLLCGGAIPDTLTCLDMAAGGEHDEWTEMYPRMAREAKEEGFPQIAALFTMVAQIEKEHEERYRALADNLKNSRVFAREEQQVWQCRNCGYTYIGKSAPLKCPVCAHPQSYFELKKINY from the coding sequence ATGGAACTGAAGGGCACCAAAACCGAGAAAAACCTGATGGAAGCATTTGCCGGTGAGAGCCAGGCACGCAATAAGTACACCTTTTTTGCCAGCATGGCCAAAAAGGAAGGCTACGAGCAGCTGGCCGCGATCTTTGAAGAGACTGCCGGCAACGAGAAGGAACACGCAAAGATCTGGTTCAAGCTGCTGTGCGGCGGCGCGATCCCCGATACCCTGACCTGTCTGGACATGGCCGCAGGCGGCGAGCACGACGAGTGGACGGAAATGTACCCCCGTATGGCCAGAGAGGCCAAAGAAGAGGGTTTCCCCCAGATCGCAGCCCTGTTCACCATGGTGGCACAGATCGAGAAGGAGCACGAGGAGCGCTACCGCGCGTTGGCCGACAACCTGAAGAACAGCAGAGTGTTTGCCCGCGAGGAACAGCAGGTGTGGCAGTGCCGGAACTGCGGATATACCTATATCGGCAAGTCCGCACCGCTCAAGTGCCCGGTGTGCGCACATCCCCAGAGCTATTTTGAGCTGAAAAAGATCAACTACTGA